Proteins from a genomic interval of Coccinella septempunctata chromosome 2, icCocSept1.1, whole genome shotgun sequence:
- the LOC123307990 gene encoding ice-structuring glycoprotein 3-like, whose protein sequence is MNFYALLAFAAAMLMLLANPAATATLATAATAATAATAASSATAATAATAATPAHK, encoded by the exons ATGAACTTCTATGCACTTTTAGCTTTTGCAGCAGCCATGCTCATGTTGCTGGCCAACCCTGCCGCCACCGCAACCTTGGCCACCGCGGCCACGGCCGCCACTGCGGCCACCGCAGCCTCCTCCGCCACCGCCGCCACCGCCGCCACCGCCGCCACCCCGGCACACAAGTA a